The nucleotide sequence TAATATTTTTCATAAAACTTTGGAAAAAGGAAAAAAGATCGAAAATATTTTTGAAATTTTTTCATCATTGTGTAGATGGATAGACATAGGAAATTCAAGAGAAAATATTCCTCGTTTTAATGGTGGATTATTCAAAAATGATGATATTTTGGATGGACTTTATGTCGATAATGAAGTTTTTGAAGAAATGAAAAAAATATCTGAATATGATTTTGACTCTGAACTGAATGAAAATATCTTGGGGCATATTTTTGAGCAATCTATAAGCGATATAGAGGATTTGAAAAAAGAATTAAATGGGGAAGAATTTGACAAGAAAAAAGGGAAACGTAAAAAAGACGGTATTTTTTACACACCAAAATATATAACAAAATACATTGTAGAAAATTCGATAAAAAACTGGCTTGACGACAAACGAAAAGAGCTAGGCGAAGATAAACTTCCTGAACTGACAGAAAAAGATTTTGAAATAAAATATAGCAGTAAAAAAAGTGATGAAAGAATTTACAGCAAAAATTACAAAAAACATATAGAATTTTGGACAAAATACAGAGAGGCTGTAAAAAATATAAAAATTGTAGATCCAGCTTGCGGAAGCGGAGCATTTTTAATCACAGCCTTTGAATATTTATTAAATTACAACAATTATTTAAACGATAAAATTTTTGATTTGACAGGAACAAAAGATTTATTTTCCGATACGACAAAGGAAATCTTGCAAAATAATATTTTTGGCGTAGATTTGAATAAGGAAAGTGTAGAAATTACGAAATTATCATTGTGGCTAAAAACTGCTGATAAAAATAAAACACTTGCAACACTTGAAAATAATATAAAATGTGGAAATTCATTGATTGATGATATTGAGATTGCTGGGGAATTGGCGTTTAATTGGGAGAAGGAGTTTCCGCAAGTGTTTGAAAATGGTGGATTTGATGTTGTGGTGGGGAATCCGCCGTATGTTTCTACAAAACAAATACCAGTAAATGACAGAAATTATTATTGGGATAAATACAAAGAAATTTTATTTTCTGAAATGGATTTATATGAAATATTTATATATAAATCAATAAATGAATTCTTGAAAAATAAAGGTTATCTAGGATTTATTACACGTGATTCTTATTTTACAAATACAAGTTTTGAATTATTAAGAAAATATTTACTAGAAAAAACTAAAATTATTGAAATAATTGATTTTCCATATAGATTTTATCCATTTAAAGAAGTTAATACGGAAACAGCTATTCTTATTTTAAATAAAAAAATAGATAAGAATTTTGTAAATTTAAGAGTATCAAATAGAAATGTAAATAATTTATATTTGAAAGAAAGTTTAAAAAATAATATTCAACTCAGCCAAGAAGAAATATTAATGAAGTATAATAATAAAATAATAGTTAATATAAATTCAATTTTAAACAAATTATTAAAAAATAGTTTAAGATTTGGGGATTACCTAGAATTGCATAAGGGATGGATGAGTATTCCTAAAAAAATAAAAATAGGTTTAACAGAAATAGAAAAAGGGATATTTACTAAAGAAGAAGCAATAAAAAATAATATTATTAATAATTGTTCTGAATACTTGGAGGGTAGAGATATTCATAGATATTTTACTGATAAAGTAAATAAATATGTTTATATAAAAAATATTGATAAAACAACGAAAGAGTGGCATTTTTCTCCTAAAATAATACTTCAAAGAATAGTTGGTCAAAATAGAAATAAAATATTTGCAACAATAGACTTGAATCAAAAAATTATATTTCCGAATGCAAATTTAGTTAATTTGAAAAATAAAAAAGATGATGTAAGATTTTATTTAACAATTTTGAATTCTAGATTAATTAGCTATTTTTACAATTTATATTATGGAGAATCAAATACTAATTTAACCAAAATAGCTTTTGAAAATATTCCATTAGTTAATATAGAAAATATAAATCAACAGTCTTTTATTGAAAAAGCTAATAAAATGTTATCTTTAAATAAAGAATTACAAGAAATTTCACAAAAATTTCAACGAATGATTATGAGAGAATTTAGTTTAGAAAAAATTTCTACTAAATTACAAAATTGGTATTTGTTAAATTTTGATAAATTTATAAAAGAGTTATCAAAAGTAAAAGTGAAATTAAACCTTTCTCAAAAAGCTGATTGGGAGGATTATTTCATTGCAGAAAAATCAAAAGCAGAAACATTAAATAATGAAATTACAAAAACGGATAAAGAGATTGATGGGATGGTTTATGAACTGTATGGGTTGAGTGAGGAGGAGGTTAAGGTTGTTGAAAGCTAAAAAAGAAGAAAATCGAGTTACAAGAACTATAAATCAATTACATTTTGAAGACTTAGATCCAATAAGATTTGAAGAATTAATATTAGCAATGGCATATAAATGGAGAAGATGGGAATCAATAAATCATTTTGGAAAGTTAGGAAGTGATGATGGAATTGATATAGAAGCAACTGAAAATTTATATGATAGAGAAAGAATGTATATATTTCAATGTAAAAGATACCTAAAAATTTCACAGTCACAATTAAAAAAAATAGTAGATGAGTTTTTATCAAAAAATAATTTATTACCAGATGTGTATGTTTTAGTAGTAAGTTGCTCAATAAGTAAAAAAAATATTGAATTTATGAGAACTTATCTATCTAGCAAAGGAATAGAAAAATTAATTGTTTGGGATAAATCAATTTTAGAAACAATGTTATATACAGATTATCAAAATTTATTATTTGCATATTTTGGAATTAATTTAATAAAAGAACATAATAATAAAATAAAAACAATTAGACAAAATATAGCATTGAAAAAAAAGATGCACTTAGATTTTTTGAATAATAATAGTATAGGTAATTATAGTGTAACAGAACATCTAAAAAAGCCATTTTTAAAATTTGGATTTACTAAAATGATTATACATTCAATTTATGATAAAAATTATCCTTATGAAAATACGTTGTTAA is from Leptotrichia trevisanii DSM 22070 and encodes:
- a CDS encoding Eco57I restriction-modification methylase domain-containing protein; protein product: MTEYQVFFLEKLKDDLEFKKFIYILSFYALVGTEKKKAKTIELSEEYQKNQAEIEKKFYNEYKAIRLHIFENMRKNNPAVNENTIIEKVQKLLDRFLFICFCEDKGLLPNNIFHKTLEKGKKIENIFEIFSSLCRWIDIGNSRENIPRFNGGLFKNDDILDGLYVDNEVFEEMKKISEYDFDSELNENILGHIFEQSISDIEDLKKELNGEEFDKKKGKRKKDGIFYTPKYITKYIVENSIKNWLDDKRKELGEDKLPELTEKDFEIKYSSKKSDERIYSKNYKKHIEFWTKYREAVKNIKIVDPACGSGAFLITAFEYLLNYNNYLNDKIFDLTGTKDLFSDTTKEILQNNIFGVDLNKESVEITKLSLWLKTADKNKTLATLENNIKCGNSLIDDIEIAGELAFNWEKEFPQVFENGGFDVVVGNPPYVSTKQIPVNDRNYYWDKYKEILFSEMDLYEIFIYKSINEFLKNKGYLGFITRDSYFTNTSFELLRKYLLEKTKIIEIIDFPYRFYPFKEVNTETAILILNKKIDKNFVNLRVSNRNVNNLYLKESLKNNIQLSQEEILMKYNNKIIVNINSILNKLLKNSLRFGDYLELHKGWMSIPKKIKIGLTEIEKGIFTKEEAIKNNIINNCSEYLEGRDIHRYFTDKVNKYVYIKNIDKTTKEWHFSPKIILQRIVGQNRNKIFATIDLNQKIIFPNANLVNLKNKKDDVRFYLTILNSRLISYFYNLYYGESNTNLTKIAFENIPLVNIENINQQSFIEKANKMLSLNKELQEISQKFQRMIMREFSLEKISTKLQNWYLLNFDKFIKELSKVKVKLNLSQKADWEDYFIAEKSKAETLNNEITKTDKEIDGMVYELYGLSEEEVKVVES